In Methanomicrobium antiquum, one DNA window encodes the following:
- a CDS encoding YgjP-like metallopeptidase domain-containing protein produces the protein MKTKWGSCNTGAGRIWVNLELAKKPPLCLEYIIVYEMVHLLERHHNDNFRQLMDHFMPQWKLYRDELNKSPLAHENWDY, from the coding sequence ATGAAGACAAAATGGGGAAGCTGCAATACAGGAGCAGGCAGAATCTGGGTCAACCTTGAACTTGCAAAAAAACCTCCCCTTTGCCTTGAATATATTATTGTGTATGAAATGGTGCATCTTCTTGAAAGGCATCATAATGATAATTTCAGGCAATTAATGGACCATTTCATGCCACAATGGAAATTATATCGGGACGAGTTGAATAAGTCGCCTTTAGCTCATGAAAACTGGGATTATTGA
- a CDS encoding ORF6N domain-containing protein, with product MSERGLVNTGRDAIQNKIYTIRNVQVMLDSDLAKIYGVETRSFNQAVKRNIERFPERFRFRLTEEEYENLRSQFVISSDGHGGRRYLPYAFTEQGVSMLSAVLHSNTAVEVSIKIIDAFVQMRHFIKSNAEFFSRLESVEKRQMRFEIETAENFGKIFSALKSGEKSQKQGVFFDGELFDAYTFVSDLIRSAESSVFLVDNFVDDTVLLMLSKRKEGVSATVYTHNITPQLKLDLRKHNSQYPPVEVKRMTVSHDRFLILDKEEIYHLGASLKDLGKKWFAFSKMDKDGLKIIDRLEDLG from the coding sequence ATGAGTGAAAGAGGTCTGGTGAATACCGGCAGGGATGCAATCCAAAATAAGATTTACACAATAAGAAATGTCCAGGTAATGCTGGACAGTGACCTTGCCAAAATATACGGAGTTGAAACAAGGTCTTTCAATCAGGCTGTAAAGAGAAATATAGAAAGATTTCCTGAGAGATTCAGGTTCCGGCTTACAGAAGAGGAGTATGAAAACTTGAGGTCACAATTTGTGATCTCAAGTGACGGTCATGGCGGGAGGCGTTATCTCCCGTATGCTTTTACGGAACAGGGAGTTTCGATGCTTTCTGCTGTTCTCCACAGCAATACCGCAGTTGAGGTGAGCATAAAGATAATAGATGCTTTCGTTCAGATGCGGCATTTCATAAAGAGTAATGCCGAATTCTTTTCACGTCTTGAATCTGTTGAAAAACGGCAGATGAGGTTTGAGATCGAAACTGCGGAAAATTTCGGGAAGATTTTCAGTGCTCTAAAAAGCGGGGAGAAAAGCCAAAAGCAGGGAGTTTTCTTTGACGGTGAGCTATTTGACGCCTATACTTTTGTCTCAGACCTGATAAGAAGTGCAGAGAGTTCCGTTTTTTTAGTAGATAATTTCGTTGATGACACAGTGCTTCTTATGCTTTCAAAAAGAAAAGAGGGTGTAAGTGCCACCGTTTATACGCATAATATCACCCCTCAGCTCAAACTTGACCTTAGAAAGCACAATTCCCAGTATCCGCCTGTTGAAGTAAAAAGAATGACCGTCTCCCATGACCGTTTCCTGATTCTCGACAAAGAGGAGATCTATCATCTCGGCGCCTCCCTAAAAGACTTAGGGAAGAAATGGTTTGCCTTTTCAAAGATGGATAAAGACGGCTTAAAGATTATCGACAGGCTGGAGGATTTGGGATGA
- a CDS encoding MogA/MoaB family molybdenum cofactor biosynthesis protein, producing the protein MDSSHIQDIDIKTGVITVSTTRNEANDTSGNEIKKLFSENKLNVVYYKIVPDSKKDIKDAVNEALSSSNCIVINGGTGLTHDDITIETVLPMFDKKIDGFGELFRLKSYDDIGTGALLSRAAAGIKDKKAIFCIPGSTGAVKLAMNEIILPEIRHILTHAGK; encoded by the coding sequence ATGGATTCAAGTCACATACAGGATATTGATATAAAAACGGGAGTCATAACAGTTTCAACCACAAGAAATGAAGCAAATGATACAAGTGGAAATGAAATAAAAAAATTATTTTCAGAGAACAAATTAAATGTTGTATACTACAAAATTGTTCCGGATTCTAAAAAAGATATTAAAGATGCCGTAAATGAAGCACTTTCATCCTCAAACTGTATCGTCATAAACGGAGGAACAGGACTTACGCACGATGACATCACAATTGAAACTGTATTGCCGATGTTTGATAAAAAAATAGATGGCTTTGGAGAGCTCTTCAGGCTTAAAAGCTATGATGATATTGGAACAGGAGCACTTCTATCAAGGGCGGCCGCAGGAATAAAAGATAAAAAAGCAATCTTCTGCATCCCAGGATCAACAGGCGCTGTAAAGCTTGCAATGAACGAGATAATACTTCCTGAAATAAGGCATATCTTAACACACGCCGGAAAATAA
- a CDS encoding type B DNA-directed DNA polymerase: protein MPKGWLFDISHENDGLCLWVKQGGFVKQYHKEYKNSFFMCLPEGFDSSGLMTDAEADKLAKKETFRTIYGECRGWRIHSDKNFALELEKKTRYYAEFYNLDVRIEQKYLAENNLSLCKNVDEETFSADSKSPLTEITVAVAGKPYSDKEMKGISIECRGEIEKESGEDLDLCKFLISAVSEYDPDVILFDNADGWMQKICSVARENQIFNSLSRTGIFRPLKSRSYFSYGRMEYKPSAMIPCGRIIIDSARNFMYRQGGMSGIFLASRLTGISPNLTARFTPGTVVSNYEVFEALKKNICVPFRKSDAEMMRISDEVRIDYRGGLILQPKPAVYECVSQLDFTSFYPSIIVKYNLSPETMQNPSIEGFLPSVIGPLLDFRVQTKEAKKTDDSFAGMDAMLKWMLVTCFGYTGYKNAKFGRIELHEKITTIATEILTDVCKISESFGFEVLHGIVDCVWVKGGDTKPLKCTIVEKYKIPIETECYDWICFLPQKDGSGSYTSYYGRLCSGKMKIRGICARRKDIPLYVRNMQNEMINLISKAKNKEEILLFEDDIRGIYNNFYESLPDAPVSEFLVRKRMGRCEYSKNCISAAVIEMYKKSGAQISPGMDANFVVRDAVRHITDPEWNIRGIDVSYYRKLLDKAADEIFFLFSSIKKEEKYFPLKH, encoded by the coding sequence ATGCCTAAGGGATGGTTATTTGATATTTCTCATGAAAATGACGGACTTTGTCTATGGGTTAAGCAGGGTGGTTTTGTAAAACAATATCATAAGGAATACAAAAACAGTTTTTTTATGTGCCTTCCGGAAGGCTTTGACAGCAGCGGTCTGATGACTGATGCTGAGGCAGATAAACTTGCAAAAAAAGAGACCTTTAGGACAATCTATGGTGAATGCCGGGGCTGGAGAATTCACTCTGATAAAAATTTTGCACTGGAATTGGAGAAAAAAACCCGTTATTATGCTGAATTTTATAATCTGGATGTTCGCATTGAACAAAAATACCTTGCAGAGAACAATCTCTCACTTTGCAAAAATGTGGATGAAGAGACTTTTTCTGCGGATTCAAAAAGTCCTCTTACTGAGATTACTGTCGCTGTTGCCGGCAAACCATATTCTGATAAAGAGATGAAAGGAATTTCAATAGAATGTAGAGGTGAAATCGAAAAAGAGTCCGGTGAGGACCTGGATCTTTGCAAATTTCTCATATCGGCAGTATCAGAATATGATCCTGATGTAATTTTGTTTGACAACGCTGACGGCTGGATGCAGAAAATATGCTCGGTTGCAAGGGAAAATCAGATATTTAACAGTTTAAGCCGGACAGGAATTTTCAGACCCTTAAAGAGCAGGTCATATTTTTCATACGGCAGAATGGAGTACAAACCGTCTGCAATGATACCTTGTGGCAGAATAATTATTGATTCTGCCCGGAATTTTATGTACAGGCAGGGAGGAATGTCCGGAATATTTCTTGCATCACGCCTCACAGGAATTTCTCCAAATCTTACTGCCAGGTTTACTCCCGGAACTGTTGTATCAAACTATGAGGTTTTTGAAGCGCTTAAGAAAAACATCTGTGTACCTTTTAGAAAATCAGACGCAGAAATGATGCGAATCTCCGATGAAGTGAGAATTGATTATCGCGGAGGTTTGATTCTTCAGCCAAAGCCGGCAGTATATGAATGTGTCAGTCAGCTTGATTTTACATCTTTTTACCCTTCAATTATTGTAAAATACAATCTTTCTCCTGAAACGATGCAGAATCCTTCAATAGAGGGTTTCCTGCCGTCTGTAATAGGCCCTCTTCTCGATTTCAGAGTCCAGACCAAGGAGGCTAAGAAAACAGACGATTCTTTTGCCGGAATGGATGCGATGCTCAAGTGGATGCTTGTCACATGCTTTGGTTATACAGGATATAAAAACGCAAAATTCGGACGGATAGAACTTCATGAAAAGATTACAACAATAGCTACTGAAATTTTGACAGATGTCTGCAAAATATCAGAATCCTTTGGTTTTGAGGTTTTACACGGCATTGTTGACTGTGTCTGGGTTAAAGGCGGCGATACAAAACCGCTGAAATGTACAATTGTTGAAAAATACAAAATTCCCATTGAAACAGAATGTTATGACTGGATCTGTTTTCTTCCGCAAAAAGACGGTTCCGGTTCATACACAAGCTATTATGGGAGACTTTGTTCCGGGAAGATGAAAATTCGTGGAATCTGTGCAAGGCGAAAGGACATACCTTTGTATGTCAGAAATATGCAGAATGAGATGATAAATCTCATTAGCAAAGCCAAAAACAAAGAAGAGATTCTTCTGTTTGAAGATGATATAAGAGGGATTTACAACAATTTTTATGAGTCACTGCCCGATGCACCGGTTTCTGAATTTTTAGTAAGAAAAAGGATGGGGCGTTGTGAATACTCAAAAAATTGTATATCTGCGGCTGTAATTGAGATGTATAAAAAATCCGGCGCTCAGATATCTCCGGGGATGGATGCAAATTTTGTTGTCAGGGATGCGGTCCGGCATATTACAGACCCTGAGTGGAATATCCGTGGGATTGATGTTTCCTATTACAGAAAACTTCTTGATAAAGCGGCTGATGAAATTTTCTTTTTGTTTTCGTCAATAAAAAAAGAGGAAAAATATTTTCCCTTAAAGCATTAA
- a CDS encoding SPL family radical SAM protein — protein MHFIKAKSLLSKKNGMNVFRGCTHGCIYCDSRSDCYNMGHDFSDVAVKINAPALLEKELRSRRKRCMIGTGSMCDPYIPEESELKITRRCLEIIEKFDFGLSILTKSDRILRDLDLLIKINENSKCVVQVTLTTSDNDLCKILEPGVCTTQKRFELLDTLKENNIPTVVWLCPILPYINDTEENIRGLLGLCKEAEVYGVLFFGAGLTLRPGSREYFYEKLDEHFPGLKEIYQINYGNSYEILSPHNSRLAKILHDVCKKESIVCDRDAVFSYLNTYEDKRQKSLVGYF, from the coding sequence ATGCATTTTATAAAAGCCAAAAGCCTTTTGTCTAAAAAAAACGGAATGAACGTCTTTCGCGGATGCACACACGGGTGCATATACTGCGATTCCAGAAGCGACTGCTATAATATGGGCCACGATTTTTCTGATGTGGCAGTAAAAATAAATGCTCCGGCACTTCTTGAAAAAGAGCTGAGAAGCCGCAGGAAAAGATGCATGATTGGGACAGGCTCAATGTGCGATCCATACATTCCTGAGGAATCAGAACTTAAAATCACAAGAAGATGTCTGGAAATTATTGAAAAATTTGACTTTGGCTTAAGCATCCTTACAAAATCAGACAGAATATTAAGGGATCTGGATCTCTTAATAAAAATCAACGAAAATTCCAAATGTGTTGTGCAGGTGACTCTTACAACATCTGACAACGATTTGTGCAAAATTCTTGAGCCCGGAGTTTGTACAACACAAAAACGCTTTGAACTTTTAGATACCTTAAAAGAGAACAATATACCAACAGTTGTCTGGCTCTGCCCGATTCTTCCATACATCAATGACACTGAAGAAAATATACGCGGCCTGCTCGGCTTATGCAAAGAGGCAGAAGTTTACGGAGTGCTCTTTTTTGGCGCAGGACTTACATTAAGGCCGGGTAGCAGAGAGTATTTTTACGAAAAATTAGATGAGCACTTCCCCGGACTAAAAGAAATCTATCAGATAAATTACGGGAACAGCTATGAGATATTAAGCCCGCACAATAGCCGTCTTGCAAAAATTCTGCATGATGTATGCAAAAAAGAAAGCATTGTCTGCGACAGGGATGCGGTATTTTCTTATCTTAATACCTATGAGGATAAAAGGCAAAAAAGCCTTGTCGGATATTTCTAA
- a CDS encoding glutaredoxin family protein: protein MIEWSHNEGKSLKDLKLYALSTCGHCKTTRDFLNSLEVAYDYIYVDLLEEDELEKVYSEMKKYNPAGSFPTLVIDGKKVIVGSRLDEIRKEIGLDG from the coding sequence ATGATTGAATGGTCACATAATGAAGGAAAATCATTGAAAGACTTAAAACTTTATGCATTAAGTACTTGTGGACACTGCAAAACAACAAGAGATTTTCTAAACAGCCTCGAAGTTGCATATGACTACATATATGTTGATCTTTTAGAAGAGGATGAGCTTGAAAAAGTTTATTCAGAGATGAAAAAATATAATCCGGCAGGCTCATTTCCAACATTGGTTATTGATGGAAAGAAAGTAATTGTAGGCTCAAGGCTTGATGAAATAAGAAAGGAGATTGGTTTAGATGGCTGA